A genomic stretch from Methylophilus medardicus includes:
- a CDS encoding porin yields MPAYVYFCLPCLSLACVAQAEGLPTSPQPAPVQWSAYLETYQIHDFNQPADHRRPDFVYSHNVTDRPSVNLAVLKAALSTERVRGNLALGSGSYVRTNYAAEPHGLRNLYEANIGFKLSDQHQLWLDLGVLPSHIGFESAIGIDNWTLTRSLMADNSPYFETGAKLSYTSEDGKWLLSGLLLTGWQRIHRPDGNTTPAIGHQLTYKPYEHLTINSSSFIGNDKSDAQRQMRYFHDFYVQWQLDPQWGLTAALDIGAEQAAPGSERYSVWFSPNLILRYRYSDRLQFAGRLEHFNDRQGVIINTGTAHGFQTTGYSINVDYRLNNRMVWRNELRQLNSRDALFTQGDARLTDHSLMAVTALTVQF; encoded by the coding sequence ATGCCTGCTTATGTATATTTCTGCTTACCCTGCTTGAGCCTCGCCTGTGTGGCGCAGGCCGAAGGCTTGCCTACCAGCCCGCAACCAGCCCCGGTGCAGTGGAGCGCCTACCTCGAAACTTACCAGATACACGACTTCAACCAGCCGGCGGATCATCGACGACCTGATTTTGTCTACAGTCACAATGTGACTGATCGCCCCAGCGTCAATTTGGCGGTGCTCAAAGCGGCCCTCAGCACCGAACGCGTGCGTGGCAATCTCGCATTGGGTAGCGGCTCGTATGTGCGGACCAATTATGCGGCTGAGCCGCATGGCCTACGCAACCTCTACGAGGCCAACATCGGCTTTAAACTCTCAGACCAACATCAGTTATGGCTGGATTTAGGTGTGCTGCCCTCACACATTGGTTTTGAGAGTGCCATCGGCATCGACAACTGGACACTGACACGCAGCCTGATGGCGGACAACTCGCCCTACTTTGAAACGGGCGCTAAATTGAGTTATACCAGCGAAGATGGCAAATGGCTGCTCAGCGGGTTGTTGCTCACTGGCTGGCAGCGTATTCATCGCCCGGATGGCAACACCACGCCGGCCATTGGTCATCAACTCACTTATAAACCCTACGAACATCTCACCATCAATAGCAGCTCGTTTATTGGCAATGACAAATCGGATGCGCAGCGCCAAATGCGCTATTTTCATGATTTTTATGTGCAATGGCAGCTTGACCCACAGTGGGGGCTGACCGCCGCCTTGGATATCGGCGCCGAACAAGCCGCCCCTGGCAGTGAGCGCTATTCGGTTTGGTTTAGCCCTAACCTCATTTTGCGCTATCGCTATTCAGATCGTTTGCAGTTTGCCGGCCGACTTGAACACTTTAACGATCGGCAAGGCGTAATTATCAACACCGGCACGGCGCATGGGTTTCAAACCACCGGTTATTCGATCAACGTGGACTATCGGCTGAACAATCGCATGGTTTGGCGTAATGAGTTAAGGCAGTTAAACAGCCGCGATGCGCTGTTTACGCAGGGGGATGCGCGATTGACCGACCATAGCTTGATGGCCGTCACCGCGCTGACTGTGCAGTTTTAG
- a CDS encoding cytochrome C assembly family protein, producing MTQHLLPYLIVAFVYMAVALDYWRIATQGKPVDENAFPFQLHSAMVALGLVMHAGLLYRDIFAIGSLNLGVYYALSAIFWLTVLIYWLADLKHSLRSLQAFVLPPAALFVLMPGFAVKDYYVDTHGFTLFNLHILIAMVAYSLFTFAALHACLMRVAERALHQKQSWLSLPDFPPLMVLDALLFKVLHVGFVLLTITLISGMLFSEEIFGKPLQFNHKTIFSIASWLIYAWLLFGRFKFGWRGKTATRWTLLGFVLLMLAYIGSRFVLHVVLGR from the coding sequence ATGACTCAACACCTGCTTCCTTACCTGATTGTCGCGTTTGTTTACATGGCGGTGGCGCTGGACTACTGGCGTATTGCTACTCAGGGCAAACCCGTGGACGAAAACGCGTTTCCGTTTCAGCTGCACAGCGCCATGGTGGCCTTAGGCTTGGTGATGCATGCCGGATTGCTCTACCGCGATATTTTTGCGATTGGCTCGCTTAATCTAGGGGTGTATTACGCGCTCTCAGCCATTTTTTGGTTGACGGTGCTGATTTACTGGCTGGCCGATTTAAAACACTCGCTACGCAGCTTGCAGGCCTTTGTATTGCCCCCCGCGGCCTTGTTTGTGCTGATGCCCGGCTTTGCCGTCAAAGACTACTATGTGGATACCCACGGCTTTACCTTGTTTAATCTGCACATTTTAATCGCCATGGTTGCTTATAGCTTGTTTACCTTTGCCGCCTTGCACGCCTGTTTGATGCGGGTGGCAGAGCGCGCCTTGCATCAAAAACAGAGCTGGTTATCTCTGCCTGATTTTCCGCCGCTCATGGTGCTGGATGCATTGCTCTTTAAGGTGTTGCACGTGGGGTTTGTGTTGCTGACCATCACATTAATTAGTGGCATGCTGTTTAGTGAAGAAATTTTCGGTAAGCCCTTGCAGTTTAATCACAAAACGATTTTTTCGATTGCCTCGTGGCTGATTTATGCTTGGCTGTTGTTTGGTCGTTTTAAATTTGGCTGGCGCGGCAAAACGGCCACCCGCTGGACGCTGCTAGGCTTTGTGTTATTGATGCTCGCGTATATCGGCAGCCGCTTTGTGCTGCATGTGGTACTGGGGCGTTAA
- the ffh gene encoding signal recognition particle protein, whose protein sequence is MLENLTGRLQGVIKNLRGQARLTEENIADAMREVRMALLEADVALPVVKDFIARVKERANGREVLQSLTPGQAVIEVVNQELTALMGQANVGLNLAAVPPVVILMAGLQGAGKTTTSGKLAKLLKEQKKKVLLASADVYRPAAITQLQTLAKQLEIDCFDSNPQQKPLDIAAQVMDQAKKSYYDVVIFDTAGRLAIDEAMMAEIKALHAYLQPTETLFVVDAMQGQDAVNTAKAFGETLPLTGVIVTKLDGDARGGAALSVRHVTGKPIKFIGVSEKVDGLEPFHPDRMAGRILGMGDVLSLIEEAHKKVDMAEAQKVADKIKSGAKFDLEDFKAQMMQMQKMGGMASLMDKMPAQISGMAQKINTTDVDKSLRRLEGIINSMTPEERRKPELIKATRKKRIAAGSGVQVQEVNRLLNQFEETQKMMKMFSKGGMAKLMRGMGGMMGGKFPGM, encoded by the coding sequence ATGCTTGAAAACCTGACCGGTCGCTTGCAGGGCGTGATTAAAAACCTGCGCGGCCAAGCCCGCCTGACTGAAGAAAATATTGCCGATGCCATGCGCGAAGTGCGGATGGCCTTGCTTGAGGCCGACGTGGCCCTGCCCGTTGTCAAAGACTTTATTGCCCGCGTAAAAGAGCGCGCCAATGGCCGTGAAGTGTTGCAGAGCCTCACCCCCGGCCAAGCTGTGATTGAGGTCGTCAACCAAGAGTTGACCGCACTCATGGGCCAAGCCAATGTCGGCCTGAACTTAGCCGCCGTGCCGCCAGTGGTGATTTTAATGGCCGGCTTGCAAGGGGCAGGTAAAACCACCACCTCGGGTAAACTAGCCAAACTGCTCAAAGAGCAAAAGAAAAAAGTGTTGCTCGCCAGTGCCGACGTGTATCGTCCGGCGGCGATCACCCAACTGCAAACGCTGGCCAAACAATTAGAGATCGATTGCTTTGACAGCAACCCGCAACAAAAGCCGCTCGATATCGCCGCCCAGGTGATGGATCAAGCCAAAAAAAGCTACTACGATGTAGTGATTTTTGACACGGCCGGCCGGTTAGCCATTGATGAAGCCATGATGGCCGAAATCAAAGCCCTGCACGCATACCTGCAGCCAACCGAAACGCTATTCGTCGTCGACGCCATGCAAGGCCAAGATGCGGTGAACACCGCCAAAGCCTTTGGCGAGACCTTACCGCTCACCGGCGTCATTGTCACCAAGCTAGACGGCGATGCCCGCGGCGGTGCCGCCCTCTCTGTGCGCCACGTCACCGGCAAGCCGATCAAGTTTATTGGGGTCAGCGAAAAAGTCGACGGCCTTGAGCCTTTCCATCCTGATCGGATGGCGGGCCGTATCCTCGGCATGGGCGATGTATTAAGCCTGATTGAAGAAGCACACAAAAAGGTCGACATGGCCGAGGCGCAAAAAGTCGCCGACAAAATCAAATCCGGCGCCAAGTTCGACCTCGAAGACTTTAAAGCGCAAATGATGCAAATGCAAAAAATGGGCGGCATGGCCTCGCTGATGGACAAAATGCCCGCGCAGATCTCCGGCATGGCGCAAAAAATCAACACCACCGACGTCGATAAATCGCTACGCCGCCTCGAAGGCATCATCAATAGCATGACCCCAGAAGAGCGCCGCAAACCTGAGTTAATCAAAGCCACGCGCAAAAAACGCATCGCTGCTGGTAGCGGTGTGCAAGTGCAAGAAGTTAACCGTCTACTCAACCAGTTTGAAGAAACGCAAAAGATGATGAAGATGTTCAGCAAAGGCGGCATGGCTAAACTCATGCGTGGCATGGGCGGGATGATGGGCGGTAAATTTCCGGGAATGTAA